A genomic stretch from Diachasmimorpha longicaudata isolate KC_UGA_2023 chromosome 2, iyDiaLong2, whole genome shotgun sequence includes:
- the LOC135170744 gene encoding uncharacterized protein LOC135170744: protein MSETSHPSRDPKNLSEPFAVIEFLEKNEKGLPCIDLVPKKWFNSAEEDTCKFPPTTEYHLLDDYLEKLHSPKDSWQSYPFCFITGAADLDQGRRRLKKAQVTLNCETTDGENDRKGGRSETSSKAKISAKPLTASKSQLNNIFSTKIPIPPRNQTPKSGIQAKPKTRFQSIYQSGSDSEDENHDCLIANPEEIRASKAQNNSGFLQMSSKSRSVPTGACLSFKQRSRKNITLLKDVETDESESNDSSDGILQSPTKSMDSARNTRKELHLTPPSPLVHNASGNRKRRASSTTRAEDGLNSIVSPGTPKTSRSMMVPPAKMPKMLGPQNQLSSSHYADNERRILNSLRDYFDQQLDEKLENLRRRMAYDLKQSMNELKTTIIGTNLAPASGPSLLEIQKQMSTPLLFEMDDKFQEYEAILTTDPNLVETLRLFMRVLISNKKEMKICVSTILSAVLRKTVSLHYSGYGKEAGGKKKKNFYNTTVCKVLIDVIIEVIGSSTDEKKIMSEVSTWLSRSGDREGGRKERQRGSSHHNENNSVCSFDTNR from the exons atgtcggaaacctcacatccatctcgcgatccaaaaaatctcagcgaaccattcgcagtcatcgaatttctcgagaaaaacgaaaaagggctaccatgcattgatttggtgccgaaaaaatggtttaatagtgcagaagaagacacctgtaaattcccaccgacaactgaatatcatctacttgacgactacttggaaaaattgcactcgcccaaggactcttggcaaagttatccattttgcttcatcaccggagcag ctgatttggatcagggtcgcagaagattaaaaaaggcccaagtaactctcaactgtgagacaaccgatggtgaaaatgatcgaaagggggggaggtccgaaacttcctcgaaagcaaaaatttcagcaaaacccttaactgcatcaaagtctcaactaaacaacatctttagtactaaaatcccgattccacctagaaatcaaactccaaagtctg gtatacaagcaaaaccaaagacaagatttcaaagcatttaccagagtggatctgactctgaagacgaaaatcatgattgtcttatagctaatcctgaggagattcgagcctcaaaggctcaaaataattctggctttttgcaaatgtcgagtaaatcgcgatctgtaccaacag gtgcatgtttatcatttaaacagcggtcaaggaagaatattactttgcttaaagacgtcgaaactgatgaatctgagagcaatgattcctccgatggaattctgcagtcacctacaaaatcgatggactcagcgagaaatacaagaaaagaacttcatttgacacctccttcaccactagtccataacgcttcag gtaaccgaaaaaggcgtgcatcgtctactacacgcgctgaagacggattgaattcgattgtgagcccaggaactccaaaaacttcacgatcaatgatggtaccccctgctaagatgccaaaaatgctgggaccacaaaaccagttgtcatctagtcattatgctgataatgaacgtcgaatcctgaactcccttcgagattactttgatcagcaattagatgaaaagctcgaaaatttaagacgcaggatggcttacgatttaaagcagtctatgaatgagctcaagaccacaatcattggcactaatctagccccagcttctggtcctagcttgcttgaaatacagaagcagatgtctacgccactactatttgaaatggatgataagttccaggaatacgaagcgatattgacaacggacccaaatctcgtagaaacactg cgattattcatgagagttttgataagcaataaaaaagagatgaaaatatgtgtttccactatcctatctgcggttctgaggaagacagtgtcactgcactattctggttacggaaaggaagctggcggaaagaaaaagaaaaatttttataacactacagtatgcaaagtactgattgatgtgataattgaggtaataggatccagcactgatgagaagaagataatgtcagaagtaagtacttggttgtcacgttctggcgatcgagagggtgggcgtaaggaacgacaacgcgggtcaagtcatcataacgagaataattcagtttgttcctttgataccaatcgataa